One region of Alosa alosa isolate M-15738 ecotype Scorff River chromosome 1, AALO_Geno_1.1, whole genome shotgun sequence genomic DNA includes:
- the LOC125298979 gene encoding uncharacterized protein LOC125298979: MLSQMQSPPSQSLLLQPRQMDFSLRKLFLLACVFYTEAKEDLYLLEGHHVKLDIQGHEQLRRENIDFVHWIFHKPFVRFYPVTERLFLLPDYRPNGTLEFDSRNFSMKLKNLQKNDSGLYRGEIGTEDKILVTEYSLSIQEPVTTPNLMVDSNWSSSDSCNVTLTCSGRDLSVTLICNGSTCMHEGGAFTDHKLIVIVRDDNILCNYSNQVSWSEAVLEMGEVCPFYIGQKKASSETEMSSWCLIGISCSVGLTVFTAFALLMLRHRVTTQRNKGGNATDYYSEVAHPPNQAEAQTLTHSSASSPSQHVLFKQPHQDEGFYSLLRL; encoded by the exons ATGTTGAGCCAAATGCAGAGCCCTCCATCACAAAGCCTTCTATTGCAACCTCGTCAGATGGACTTTTCTCTTCGTAAACTGTTTCTGCTGGCCTGTGTCTTCTACACAG AAGCAAAAGAAGATTTGTATCTGCTTGAAGGACATCATGTGAAACTGGACATCCAGGGTCATGAGCAACTTAGGAGAGAGAATATAGATTTTGTACACTGGATTTTCCACAAACCATTTGTCAGATTTTATCCTGTAACAGAGAGACTGTTTTTACTTCCAGACTATAGGCCTAATGGCACCTTGGAGTTTGATTCTAGAAACTTCTCTATGAAATTGAAAAACCTTCAGAAAAATGACAGTGGGCTCTACAGAGGAGAGATTGGTACTGAAGATAAGATCTTGGTTACTGAATACTCACTCTCCATCCAAG AACCAGTCACAACCCCAAACCTGATGGTAGACTCTAACTGGTCCAGCAGTGACTCCTGTAATGTCACCCTGACCTGCAGTGGTCGTGACCTCTCTGTGACCCTCATCTGCAACGGCAGCACCTGCATGCACGAGGGAGGAGCATTCACTGACCACAAACTGATTGTCATAGTTAGAGATGACAACATTCTTTGTAACTACAGCAACCAAGTTAGCTGGAGTGAGGCTGTGTTAGAAATGGGAGAAGTCTGCCCTTTTTACATAG GACAAAAGAAGGCCTCCTCAGAAACTGAAATGTCATCATGGTGCTTGATTGGCATCAGCTGCTCTGTGGGCCTTACAGTTTTTACTGCTTTTGCTCTCTTGATGTTACGCCACAGAGTTACGACACAGAGAAATAAAG GTGGAAATGCAACAGATTACTATTCTGAG GTTGCTCATCCACCGAATCAAGCAGAAGCTCAGACCCTCACCCACAGCTCTGCATCCTCCCCCTCCCAGCATGTTTTATTCAAGCAACCCCACCAGGATGAGGGATTTTATTCTCTTTTAAGGCTGTAA